The Coregonus clupeaformis isolate EN_2021a chromosome 35, ASM2061545v1, whole genome shotgun sequence genome includes the window AGAAAAAACGAATGACATAACAATGTGGACTCACCGTTACACGAGTTCATCCTCTGCATCCACGGATAAACGGGCGTCGAGGGCTTCTGGTCCTCGCTGTCCCCAAATATGCTTTTATTTTGCCCCGAGCAGTCCGTCTTGCGATGGTCTTGGCTCAGGACGAGCGAATGTTCCTCTATGCTGGCGAGGGTACAGGCGGGGTCCTTTTCCCTGTAAAAGCTGGCTGCTGCGTAGTCGCATGCACCGGCGGCGGTGGCCCGGCCATAGGCACCGTTCGCCTGCTGGTAATAGGAGGATGGGTACGCCTTGTCTTGAACGCTGGTAGCGCCATAGGCAGCACCGGGATAGTGTCTTAAAGGATCAGTGTATCCGGAGGAGTATAACGGTATCTGTCCCAAGAAAGACTCTTGTCCTCCAGGCAGAGTCACTGGAAAAGTTGAGTTTACAAAATAGGAACTCATTGGGAGGGTACA containing:
- the hoxb6a gene encoding homeobox protein Hox-B6a, with amino-acid sequence MSSYFVNSTFPVTLPGGQESFLGQIPLYSSGYTDPLRHYPGAAYGATSVQDKAYPSSYYQQANGAYGRATAAGACDYAAASFYREKDPACTLASIEEHSLVLSQDHRKTDCSGQNKSIFGDSEDQKPSTPVYPWMQRMNSCNGTFGNPGRRGRQTYTRYQTLELEKEFHFNRYLTRRRRIEIAHALCLTERQIKIWFQNRRMKWKKENKLINSSQTSGEEEEEKRSE